The genomic interval AACGGAGTCGGGAATAATCCGGTTTGCCACCACCAGATCCGTTGCGACGTTGTACAGGCTCAGGTAGGCGTGGGCCCGCAGGGATTCCTTAATCACCATTTTTTCCGGGTTCATGACCAACCGCACAGAGGTTGTGGCAGGGTCGGTCAGGACTTTTTCTAATGCCTCGATTTGTTCGTAAAACTCGTAGGGGGCATCCATTACCTCTTTGTCGGGCAGGGAGAAGCCTGCGATCGGTCGAAAAATCGGTTCTACCAGGGGTCGTAACGCCACCGAAATGCCCTGAAAGGGCTTATAAAAACGACGCATATACCACCCGCCTACTTCGGGTAAACTCAGGAGCCGCAATGCAGTTCCAGTTGGGGCGGAGTCAATAATCAGGACATCAAACTCGCCCTCATCGTAGTGGCGCTTCATGCGAACCAGACCAAAAATTTCATCCATCCCCGGCAAAATTGCCAGTTCCTCTGCCTGGACGCCCTCTAACCCCCGTGCCTGTAATACCTGGGTAATGTAGCGCTTAACCGCACCCCAGTTCCCTTCCAATTCCATCAATGCATCCAGTTCTGCGCCCCACAGGTTAGGGCGAACCAGCCTGGGGTCGTGTCCCAGTTCCATATCAAAACTGTCCGCCAGGGAGTGAGCCGGGTCTGTACTCAGGACAAGGGTTCGATGCCCCAGTTCAGCACAACGTAGCCCGGTAGCGGCGGCAACAGAAGTTTTTCCAACGCCTCCCTTTCCCGTCATCAAAATTACGCGCATGTTGATCGAACCTTTCCTGAGAGTGATTTACATTCTTTTACTCTAATAGGTTTTAGGATATAGCAATTCTATTTGAGTGGTGAGAAGCGTCCGGTTATAGCAGGGGTCAGGGGTCAGGAGTCAGGGGTCAGATAAAGGATGAAGGATAAAGGATAAAGGATAAAAAATTTATTTCCTCATCCCCTCATTCCCTCTCCACCGCCCCTACCTCCCTCATCTTCCCCATCTCCTTTACCTTCACTTCTGCCTTCTGCCTTTCGCTGTATTAGTTTGCTGTGGTTAGGGGCTTGTTGCTACTGAGCAGTTGGGTAACCGCATCAACCACCCGTTGAGCCGAACCTGCGAAGAAGGTGCGATCGAGGGTTTCAACCGTATCACTGGGTTGGTGGTAATGGGGGTTGCGGAAGTTGGCAGTATCCCCAACCATCACAGCTCCAATATTCTGCGCCCAAAAGGGGGCATGGTCACTCCGCAAGACATCGGGAGTAAACACGCCTTTAAACGGAATGGGCAGCGTCACAACGGGCGGCAGGTACTTGCCCTCATTCCTATTTGAGGATGACCCAAAGGCATCCAGTAGGGGTAAATGCTCCTGATGCGCCGATGACTCCCAAAAAATCACCTCGATCGCTGGGGGGGGTGATGGGCAATCCCTCTGGATACTTCTGGCATCCAGCCGTGCGGCAAGCGTAACCCAACATTTCCAGATTAACGACTCCCGCCAAATTGACGAGATTAGCTGCACGAGCTGTGAAAGCCAGACTGCCCTGTAGTCCAGTTTCCTCCGCATCAAACAGAGCCAGCTGAAGTCCACGGGGGGTTTGGGATTGCCCCAAAAGGCGGGCAATTTCTAATACAGTGGCGATCGAACTGGCGTTGTCATCGGCACCTGGAGACCCCGCTACCGTATCAAAGTGAGCTGTGACCAGAATTGTTCCCGCGTTCCGGATCTGTGCCTGCCCGTTGGGCAACGACATTACTCCCCCCCTCAAATTGCTGAAGTTGTGGCTGCCAGCCCAGGCGAGTCAGGGTTTGCAACAGATATTCACGGGTG from Kovacikia minuta CCNUW1 carries:
- a CDS encoding M28 family peptidase — encoded protein: MTLPIPFKGVFTPDVLRSDHAPFWAQNIGAVMVGDTANFRNPHYHQPSDTVETLDRTFFAGSAQRVVDAVTQLLSSNKPLTTAN
- a CDS encoding M28 family peptidase — encoded protein: MSLPNGQAQIRNAGTILVTAHFDTVAGSPGADDNASSIATVLEIARLLGQSQTPRGLQLALFDAEETGLQGSLAFTARAANLVNLAGVVNLEMLGYACRTAGCQKYPEGLPITPPSDRGDFLGVIGASGAFTPTGCLWVILK
- a CDS encoding TRC40/GET3/ArsA family transport-energizing ATPase; the protein is MRVILMTGKGGVGKTSVAAATGLRCAELGHRTLVLSTDPAHSLADSFDMELGHDPRLVRPNLWGAELDALMELEGNWGAVKRYITQVLQARGLEGVQAEELAILPGMDEIFGLVRMKRHYDEGEFDVLIIDSAPTGTALRLLSLPEVGGWYMRRFYKPFQGISVALRPLVEPIFRPIAGFSLPDKEVMDAPYEFYEQIEALEKVLTDPATTSVRLVMNPEKMVIKESLRAHAYLSLYNVATDLVVANRIIPDSVTDSFFQRWKELQQQHRQEIHQNFSPLPIKEIPLYSEEMCGLEALNRLKETLYGEEDPTQVYYKETTLRVVQDQQQYSLEIYLPGIAKTQIELSKTGDELNIRIGNHRRNLVLPQALAALQPAGAKIEDDYLKIRFADGARV